In Candidatus Poribacteria bacterium, the DNA window GCTGGAGATCACGCATCGCGCGCACTCGCGCGAGACTTTCGCGCGCGGTGCGATTCGCGCGGCACGCTGGGTTGCTTCCGCGCCCATCGGTCGGCACGGAATCGAGGACGTGCTGTTCGGCGCGTAGGCTCGTCCAGAACGGGTTGCCCGTGGCGTCAGCACCGGTTGGACAGGCGACGCTCGGCAACGGCGTCTACCCCGTCGCGGCTCGTGCCGCCGTGTGGATGCTGACGCTGAACGGCTTGCTCTTCGCCGCCAAAGCCTTCGTGGGCTGGTACGGCGGCTCCTACTCCCTGATCGCCGATGGCATGAACAACCTGACGGATGTCGGGCTCTCGCTCGCATTGCTGGTCGCAATGAAGTGGGCGGGACGCCCGGCGGACGCGCGCCATCCGTACGGTCACGGACGGATGGAACCTGAGATCGCGCGCTTGGTGGGAATGGTCATCATCGCGACGGCGGGCTTTCTCGCGATGGGTGCCTGGCACCGCGTCTTCGTGCGCCACGCGCCGCCGGACGTTTCCGTACTGGTGACATGCGCCATCGGGATCGTCGTCAAGGAAGGGATGTTTCGATACCAACGCGGACTGGCTCGTCGGCTGGGAAGCATCGCGCTGAAAGCCGACGCGCTGAACCACCGCACGGACGTCGGCGCATCCGCTGCCGTGCTCATCGGGACTGCCGCCATATGGATCGGTGGACCTCCGTCGGCATACTGGGACGACGTGGCGGCATTCATCGTCGCGGCTCTCATGGGCATCGGCGCGGCGCGGATCGTGTGGCTCGCGTCTCGCGAGCTACTCGACGAGATCCCGCCTTCCGACGTGATAGCTGGCGTGCGCGAGGCAGCCCTGCAACTGCGTGAACAGGGCGTGCTCGGCACCGAGAAGATCGTCGGCAGAAAGATGGGCTCGTACTATGTCCTCGACCTGCATCTCGAGGTCCCTCCGGAGATGTCGGTACAGGCGGCACACCATCTCGGACACCAGGTTCGCGAACGCGTTCTGAATCGCATGGGCGAGGTGTCCGACGTCCTCGTACACATCGAGCCTTGCCCCGGACGACGCTGACCTTCTCCCTTGCCGGGGCACCGGGTTGCCGCGCTTCGGTCCCGTAGACACGCCCCAGTCCGACAATGTCACGAGGAACACGCTATGCGTCTTCGCTCGCGATCCGGTCGTGCGCTGGCTCTTGCCCTGTGCGCGCTTGCACTCGTCGCCGTGTCGGCAAGGTCGCAGGAGGTACCGGATACAGCGCCCGCCGAGCTGGAACTACCGGTTGACGAGTCGGAAGGATCACCCGTCGGCACGGTGACCGCGTTCGGCAGGAGCCTGTTCGTGGTGTGAGCGCGTCTGGGAGGATTCACCGTCGAGGAGCGCGCCGCAGCGAT includes these proteins:
- a CDS encoding cation transporter translates to MASAPVGQATLGNGVYPVAARAAVWMLTLNGLLFAAKAFVGWYGGSYSLIADGMNNLTDVGLSLALLVAMKWAGRPADARHPYGHGRMEPEIARLVGMVIIATAGFLAMGAWHRVFVRHAPPDVSVLVTCAIGIVVKEGMFRYQRGLARRLGSIALKADALNHRTDVGASAAVLIGTAAIWIGGPPSAYWDDVAAFIVAALMGIGAARIVWLASRELLDEIPPSDVIAGVREAALQLREQGVLGTEKIVGRKMGSYYVLDLHLEVPPEMSVQAAHHLGHQVRERVLNRMGEVSDVLVHIEPCPGRR